CGTTTTTGCACATTTCCTTTTACAATGTTTAACAATgtgggtgtgagtgtgtgtattggTGCACCAAAAAACGGGAGAGAAAAAGGTTATGAGGcagaaatttgaaatttttttttgttcgttttgtttgtttgctttccccAATAAATATGCGATTTCTTTGCGTCTTCCCACTGCATTCTTCTGAAtcattttgtatgtgtgtgtgtgtttgtttttttttttcgttatctGCTAAACTGCTTCCATTttacgtgtttgttttttgtcctGCCCCTTTTACCGGCGTCATCGTCGTGGATTGCTTCATCTTACAAGCGAAAAAGTGTTggttgtagtagtagtagtagtaatagtatcagtagtagtagttgtagCAGTAGTatcagtagtagtagtagtaatagtaatgGTAGCAGTAACTGCTGTtggctgccgctgctgttccACACCGTTTGCCGTACCGTCCACGCTACCTGCTCCACCTACCGGTCAATCTACTTGTGATTGACAAAGTCGTATTGCGTCGCGGTGTTGCTAAAGCTGCCGTTGCGGCTACCGTGAAAGTGGACGTTCTGCCACTTGCTGTCCTTTTTATGCCACACCCTCGTCTCCTCCGTCTGGACCGTGTGCGGGTGACCCTGCTTGTCGATGTACTGCGTCAGACGGACGTACGCGATGCACGCGGTATCCTCGCCGAAGATGTGGACGTGCGGGTTCAGTATGGTGGTGTTGATCGCCTTATTGCTCTTGCCGAGCACGTTGTCGAAGTTGAACTTGTGAAAGTCCATACCCTCGATCAGGTTGCCGAGCGCTTCCGGCTCGAACGAGGTCAGGTGCGGGTCGCAGATCTTCGTGTACGTTTCGTAATCGCCGTTATTTATTGCTTCGATCAGCTGCTCGGTAATCTTGATGATTTCCTGCCGGCGGGCCTTGCAATCATCGTCCTCGACCGTGGTGCTGGACGAGTCGGTCGACTCCTTCACCTGCGAACCGTCCCCCTTCTTGGCGATCATGCTCTTGCTGGAGAAGTTGCGTGTCGCCAGCATGGTCGTGAGGATGGCACCCTTCAGCTTGCGGCGCGCGTTGAACTTCTTCAAGCAGTCGACCGTCTCCTGCCGGTGGACGACCGATGCGACACGCTCGCGCTGGCAGATCCACGGATGCTTCAGTGCGTCCGCCGCCGAGATGCGCTTGTACGGGTTCACTGTTAACATCTGGTTGATGAGGCTTTTCGCCTCCGGCGTCACCGTGTCCCATTCCGGCGACGGATAGTCGTACGTGCCCGCCTTGATCTGCACGTATAACCGGTGCTGATCTTCGTCCCAGAACGGTGGATAGCCGACCAGCAGGATGTACAGGATCACACCGCACGCCCAGATGTCGACCGCCTTCCCGTACGGTTCCTTCTTCAGCACCTCCGGCGACAGGTAGCCGGGCGTACCGGCAAACCCAAACCACGCCTGCTGATCACCCTGCACCTCAATAGCCAACCCAAAGTCGGCCAGCTTCACCGCCGCACCCTTCGCCTTGCTCGCCAGCAGCAGGTTCTCCGGCTTCAGGTCCCGATGGACGACACCGTTCTGATGGCAGTGGTTCACCGACTCCAGGATCTGCTGTATGCAGTGCGACGCGTCCGCCTCCGAGTAGAACTCGCGCGCAACAATATCCTCGAACAGCTCGCCGCCGGTGACGAGATCGAACACTAGGTAGTGGAAGTTCTCCTCCTGGATGCTGTCGTGCAGCCGGACAATGTTCGGATGCTGTAGCTTTCTGCATATTCGGGCCTCCCGCTCGAGCTTCTGGAAGTCGCGCGACGTCAGCTTCTTCGTGTTGATGATCTTCGCCGCAAACTCGAACCCGGTCGACTTCTGCACGCATCGCTTCACGATCGAGAACGCACCCTTGCCGagctcctccttcagctcgtaGTTGTCGGAGAAGCGTGTGCACGCCGGCTGGGCCGCCATTTTATGTTCACTGGTTgtggctggtggtggtggtggtggtgctggatTGTGGAGAGGGGGAGCGAGCGGAGGACGGGTGAGTGTCGATTGGACGAACTGGAACTACCGCACGCACTCAGActcacactctcacacacacactcacgcgaCTTGCAAATGTGCAGCTAAAAGGACGATGGCCGCGTGGCCGGGCAAACTGTATGACACACCTGGTTGCTTAGTACAGTTGCCTCGCACAGTATAACCACTTCACATGCACCGTCAAAACGCACCGATGGGGCTATGTCGTTAAGCACCGTCTTTAGCACAGCTGGTGGGCTTTGTGAACGTAAGGCTTCACACTGTTGCAGCACCTTATTATCGGCCTGCTCAAAGCACGATAAAACGATTTCTCCTCactctgtatgtgtgtaacgctctcgctctcactctccttctctctctatTCAGCCTATCTATTcgttcactctctctctctctcttttagtcgcgcgcgcgcgcgatctCCTGGCCCGGCTGACTGACTGTTGTCTTCGTGGCCGCTGTCGATCACGTTAATTCGCACTCGTGGTGGTGGAACTCTGCCCGTTGATTGAttgcgttgttgtttttttttcccctcacTATGGGTTTGTTGACGCCTCTGCCCTAGCAGCTTAGTCGCTCGCTGTGGCGTGATAGTACGATTGCTGAATCGTGAGTTGTCCGTTGGTGGATGCTGAGCGTATCTGCTGAATGTAGCACCATGCCAAACATGATAGTGTGTCTGTAACCGGGCACTGCAGCCGCTGTTTGTTGCCAACGCGCCTGGGCTGTGGCTCCAATAGGTGGGTCGGTTTTACTTGGCAGACGGTACTCCTTCTCTGCTCACACTGGGTACGCTGCAATGGAGAAAAAATAGGAcgtatgttgtgtgtgtgttacaaaATTGTATAAACGTGGACAAGGATGATAACACAGACCACCATCAATCGAGTACAACAGGGGGCGAAACCAGTCATTTTGACTGAAACACTCTTAATTTTCATCAGATTAATTTTTGGGGTAAAACAATAGCTGGCAGAGGATTTCTACATAGCATTTCTGCAACATTGTTGGTAATGTGACAATCAATGAACAACGCTTGATAGTTCCAGTGTTGAATTAACCACATTTAGCAAACCATTAATGCATCTAAATGAAATTGTTCTGTCATCGTACGTCGCCATTTTTGTCGAACCTACAAAATGGCTGCAAGGTGTTTGAAACGTCCGACAACTATTTTCCTTATAAAAAGGcggtatttttgttgttgttattttcatCAAAGTTAAAGTACAGACTTATTCAAAATttagggaaaacaaaactgcctAAACTTGACATCCACAGCGCTAAAACACCTTCTGGAGCATTGGAATGAATTATAAGCAGTATAAAaaacagcaataaaataaacaatagttgttacaaaaaaaaacaaaaacaacagcaaagatAGGATAAAGAATTAAATGATTGTCATGCTTATTATAGCAACGCTAATGGAGACGCCAGTAGCTCAAAGGacaaatggaggcgcctggtggttcAGTGgaaagttagttttttttcgacCACTCGTTCGGTACCGAATCCCATTCGGACGGTTTTCTCCAGAACAGGGCcctaaactgtctatttagcTACTCGGGCAAATATAGGCAAGGAAAGTTCACTAGAACTCGCTAGCATTTCGTCTACACCACCCTTATCTCAaggagacagtttttgcggaaaatgcattaattattttaaataattaatgtaaTGCGCATAAAGTATGAGAGCTTTAAGAGATAGCAACAGTAACCAAATTTGAAGCAGAGCTCGCTACGAACGGTAAACCTTTGAGCATAAATTCGGTTTCTTTCTAGAAATTCCAGAAATCCTTACGAAAGTTTTACGTACAACTGTTAATTTTTATATCACCACGAACTGTCCTAGGTAGGATCGAACACATCCTAACTCTGGTAGTATAATGCACAAGCCCACCGCAAACATAAAGATGATGTATCCGGGAAAACACATCTAAGCAGCAACCATCAAATTGCTTTTAAATGTATCTATGTCCCTTGTGTATGCAaaaaggttgtttttttttgttattataagTATTGATTGCC
This window of the Anopheles moucheti chromosome X, idAnoMoucSN_F20_07, whole genome shotgun sequence genome carries:
- the LOC128306873 gene encoding calcium/calmodulin-dependent protein kinase type II alpha chain yields the protein MAAQPACTRFSDNYELKEELGKGAFSIVKRCVQKSTGFEFAAKIINTKKLTSRDFQKLEREARICRKLQHPNIVRLHDSIQEENFHYLVFDLVTGGELFEDIVAREFYSEADASHCIQQILESVNHCHQNGVVHRDLKPENLLLASKAKGAAVKLADFGLAIEVQGDQQAWFGFAGTPGYLSPEVLKKEPYGKAVDIWACGVILYILLVGYPPFWDEDQHRLYVQIKAGTYDYPSPEWDTVTPEAKSLINQMLTVNPYKRISAADALKHPWICQRERVASVVHRQETVDCLKKFNARRKLKGAILTTMLATRNFSSKSMIAKKGDGSQVKESTDSSSTTVEDDDCKARRQEIIKITEQLIEAINNGDYETYTKICDPHLTSFEPEALGNLIEGMDFHKFNFDNVLGKSNKAINTTILNPHVHIFGEDTACIAYVRLTQYIDKQGHPHTVQTEETRVWHKKDSKWQNVHFHGSRNGSFSNTATQYDFVNHK